The nucleotide sequence AACCACGAGACCATCCCATGGGCGCCCAATGGAAAGCCAAACCTAGAGAAGCTGCCGCCAACGCCAGAGGCAAAATCTTCGGCCGACTGGTCAAAGAAATCATGATTGCCGCCCGCACTGGTGCTGAGCCAGACCTCAACCCCAAGCTGCGCTTGGCGATTCATCAGGCAAAAAAAGCCTCGATGCCGAAGGAAACCCTCGACCGCGCAATCAAAAAAGGCGCCGGCCTGCTAGGCGATACCGTGACTTTTCACTCGGCCACCTATGAGGGCTTTGCCCCGCATCAAGTGCCGGTGATCATCGAATGCTTAACCGATAACATTAACCGCACCGTGGCAGAAATCCGCGTGCTGTTTCGCAAGGGCCAGATGGGCGCCTCCGGATCAGTAACCTGGGATTTCGACCACGTCGGCATGATCGAGGCCTCGCCAGAGGGCGACGCTGATGCCGAGTTGGCCGCGATTGAAGCAGGGGCTCAGGACTT is from Pseudomonas sp. TMP9 and encodes:
- a CDS encoding YebC/PmpR family DNA-binding transcriptional regulator, with the translated sequence MGAQWKAKPREAAANARGKIFGRLVKEIMIAARTGAEPDLNPKLRLAIHQAKKASMPKETLDRAIKKGAGLLGDTVTFHSATYEGFAPHQVPVIIECLTDNINRTVAEIRVLFRKGQMGASGSVTWDFDHVGMIEASPEGDADAELAAIEAGAQDFEPTDEGATLFITEPTDLDAVCRALPEHGFSVNAAKIGYLPKNPMTSLTAEQLEEVEAFLEALDAHDDVQNVYVGLSG